Proteins encoded together in one Synechococcus sp. BL107 window:
- a CDS encoding lipopolysaccharide assembly protein LapB has product MPRPTRMLLLGLSLVSASFLGWSLAASLTTQSSALGNQTNDDLQAEELLDRLEAQEELTPNTRRKLLERLLARGRFEDALLVLQPWLAEQPRSLNLALLSADLQRLTGNIDGAVSELKQLLSLHPLDAQVLQLLLLVEQTNGNGEQALNDLQKRFNGQQPGTRLELGLLLADALRLKGQPQVAEQLYGQLANESPADIRPPLALALMKRDEGEVEAVQALLQEARRRQGRAADGENADLIDQLAVRWGLSAARLDPIKPTRPTPRAAADRP; this is encoded by the coding sequence ATGCCTCGCCCAACACGGATGCTCCTGCTGGGCCTGTCCCTTGTCAGTGCTTCGTTTTTGGGGTGGAGTCTTGCTGCATCGCTCACGACCCAATCCTCTGCTTTAGGCAATCAAACCAATGACGATCTCCAGGCAGAGGAGCTCCTCGATCGCCTGGAGGCGCAGGAGGAGCTGACCCCAAACACCCGTCGCAAACTGCTGGAACGTCTCCTGGCCCGAGGTCGTTTTGAAGACGCTTTATTGGTACTCCAGCCTTGGCTTGCGGAGCAACCTCGCTCTCTCAATCTCGCCTTGCTGAGTGCTGATCTTCAACGGCTGACGGGCAACATCGATGGGGCCGTGAGCGAACTCAAGCAACTGCTGAGTTTGCATCCACTCGATGCCCAAGTGCTGCAGTTGTTGTTGTTGGTCGAGCAAACCAATGGCAATGGAGAGCAAGCCCTAAATGATCTGCAAAAACGCTTTAACGGCCAACAACCCGGAACCCGTTTAGAGCTGGGTTTATTACTGGCCGACGCGCTGCGCCTTAAAGGACAACCCCAGGTAGCGGAACAGCTCTATGGACAGCTCGCCAATGAATCACCTGCTGACATCCGTCCTCCCTTGGCCCTGGCGTTAATGAAACGCGATGAAGGAGAGGTTGAGGCCGTTCAAGCGCTCCTACAAGAGGCACGACGCCGCCAAGGCCGAGCCGCGGATGGGGAAAATGCCGACTTAATCGACCAATTGGCGGTGAGATGGGGGTTAAGCGCAGCCCGTCTGGACCCCATAAAACCGACACGTCCAACGCCTAGGGCTGCTGCTGATAGGCCTTGA
- the larC gene encoding nickel pincer cofactor biosynthesis protein LarC, whose translation MTTLWVDAPTGLAGDMLLAGLLDLGVPISAIEEPLNSLGLAGRYRIDVVEARSGGLRGQRVSVTGLEAQPPHRHWADIRQQIVEAPLSTALKDRVLAVFTALAEAESTVHGSSVESVHFHEVGAVDALVDVVGVCAALDQLNPSRICCSPLPAGRGTVQTAHGLLPVPVPAVLELARRHHVPLLQSPHAPEGELVTPTGLALMAVWADGFVPPARITPALVGIGLGHRELDRPNLVRLLLDTSDQQLADQELVDQELTDAPRWQPLVVQEAWLDDATPEDLALLLERLREAGAVDVAAHPLVMKKGRSGHGVIALVEPDVAERLRQVWFNAGTSIGVRERLQGRWLLPRRIGLLDTPWGRLPAKQVKRPDGRCTVKPEADDLELMSRRTGCSLAELRTAVVAAPFISDADWSW comes from the coding sequence ATGACCACGCTTTGGGTCGATGCCCCAACCGGTTTGGCGGGAGACATGCTTTTGGCAGGTCTCCTCGACCTTGGTGTTCCGATCTCGGCGATCGAGGAGCCGCTCAACAGTTTGGGGCTAGCTGGTCGTTATCGCATTGATGTCGTGGAAGCGCGCAGTGGCGGCCTGCGCGGGCAGCGGGTCAGTGTGACGGGATTGGAAGCCCAACCTCCCCATCGTCACTGGGCTGATATTCGACAGCAAATTGTTGAGGCGCCTCTCTCAACTGCTTTAAAGGATCGAGTCTTGGCGGTGTTTACAGCTCTCGCTGAAGCTGAATCAACCGTGCACGGCTCGTCGGTTGAGTCTGTGCATTTTCATGAGGTGGGTGCTGTCGATGCCCTTGTCGATGTGGTGGGGGTTTGTGCGGCGCTCGACCAGCTCAATCCGTCACGGATTTGTTGCTCTCCTCTGCCCGCTGGACGAGGCACGGTTCAGACAGCCCATGGCCTTCTCCCTGTGCCAGTGCCAGCTGTGTTGGAGCTTGCTCGCCGGCACCATGTTCCGCTCCTCCAGAGCCCCCATGCTCCTGAGGGGGAGCTGGTGACTCCGACAGGTCTTGCCTTAATGGCCGTTTGGGCTGATGGCTTCGTGCCGCCAGCCCGAATCACGCCAGCGTTGGTGGGTATCGGCTTAGGACACCGCGAGTTGGATCGCCCTAATTTGGTGCGGCTGCTGCTCGACACCTCTGATCAACAACTCGCTGATCAAGAACTTGTCGATCAAGAGCTAACGGATGCTCCGCGATGGCAGCCCCTTGTTGTTCAGGAGGCATGGCTGGATGACGCCACGCCAGAGGATCTGGCCTTGCTCTTAGAACGTCTGCGGGAGGCAGGGGCCGTTGACGTGGCAGCCCACCCGTTGGTGATGAAAAAGGGACGATCTGGCCATGGGGTGATCGCTTTGGTGGAGCCGGACGTAGCAGAACGGCTGCGGCAGGTGTGGTTCAACGCCGGCACCAGCATTGGTGTGCGGGAACGTCTTCAGGGCCGCTGGTTGCTCCCACGCCGGATCGGATTGCTCGATACTCCTTGGGGCAGGCTTCCCGCCAAGCAAGTCAAGCGGCCCGATGGTCGTTGCACGGTGAAACCCGAGGCCGATGATTTGGAGTTGATGAGTCGCCGCACCGGATGCTCGTTGGCGGAGTTGCGGACGGCGGTGGTGGCGGCTCCATTCATCAGCGATGCGGACTGGAGTTGGTGA
- a CDS encoding lysylphosphatidylglycerol synthase domain-containing protein has protein sequence MGKWRSPKLWITLASLAFIGVALVQQSAQLRQQSLDSQGWWWLVLGLGLTWLSILMNGVAWRVVLGWLGSVPDDLAVVPLFVRSNLLKYLPGGIWHLVERVRSLRPSMGGGPALAGVILDPLLIVAVSLLMLMAGGWQNGLVLLAPIPALLLLPRWREPILERLERSKATQLQTAGDCPLEVEGSGRMGYPWSPFAAEMMFVLCRFSGFYCCVQAFDLAQPVPSQWLAAFGLAYAVGLVVPGAPGGLGVFEATLLLRLGGAVAEAPLLAVVLSYRLISTLADVLAVGSFRADRQIVEWFARRT, from the coding sequence ATGGGCAAATGGCGGTCGCCAAAGTTGTGGATCACCCTGGCGAGCCTTGCATTTATTGGTGTGGCTCTCGTTCAACAGAGTGCCCAATTGCGCCAGCAGAGCTTGGATAGCCAAGGCTGGTGGTGGTTGGTGCTTGGGCTTGGGCTCACCTGGCTGAGCATCTTGATGAATGGCGTGGCCTGGCGCGTGGTGTTGGGGTGGCTTGGTTCTGTGCCGGACGACCTGGCGGTGGTGCCGTTGTTTGTTCGCAGCAACCTGCTGAAGTATTTGCCCGGAGGCATCTGGCACCTTGTGGAGCGTGTGCGTTCGCTTCGACCCTCTATGGGAGGGGGGCCAGCTTTGGCCGGGGTCATCCTTGATCCCCTACTAATTGTGGCGGTATCTCTACTAATGCTGATGGCCGGTGGATGGCAGAACGGGCTGGTTTTGTTGGCTCCCATCCCGGCGTTGCTGCTTCTGCCACGCTGGCGAGAGCCAATTCTGGAGCGGTTAGAGCGATCGAAAGCGACGCAGCTTCAGACGGCTGGGGATTGCCCACTCGAGGTTGAGGGCAGTGGTCGCATGGGATATCCCTGGTCGCCTTTTGCTGCCGAAATGATGTTTGTGCTGTGTCGCTTTTCTGGGTTTTATTGTTGTGTTCAAGCCTTTGATCTGGCCCAGCCTGTTCCTTCGCAGTGGCTCGCAGCCTTTGGCTTGGCCTACGCCGTTGGTTTGGTCGTGCCGGGTGCTCCCGGTGGGTTGGGTGTTTTTGAAGCCACTCTGCTGCTGCGACTTGGCGGAGCTGTGGCTGAAGCTCCACTGTTGGCGGTGGTGCTCAGCTATCGACTGATTTCGACGCTGGCTGATGTCTTGGCGGTTGGATCGTTCCGTGCCGATCGCCAGATCGTTGAATGGTTTGCCCGGCGGACTTAA
- a CDS encoding iron ABC transporter permease yields the protein MSRKVLAGLAAALALLAIWPLFNLISEGLQGLFNGLGSLGPDGGRQIRGTLSLLLGSALVGTVIGTANGWLLINCRFPGRRWLRIAQLIPLATPAYLLSATLVDLGSRQGWRIHGLGWGVVVMALATYPYVFLLSTESFAMSGRRQLEACRSLGVGPWAAFRRVALPIAIPAIGAGVALMGMEIVNELGAVQLLGIPSLSAGILEAWQADGNPTGAISLALITLVIVLSLVMGERRLRRRSRRWSDGVAGGDATAWPLQGVRALTAQLLAVIPPLLSLGTPLFWMLTNLDQLQTNFTNDLLQLSLRSLFLALAAAILAVGAAVLLAIAKRWSTAPWLRSLTFLAGMGYAIPGTVLALALLLTGAPWQIAPLALLLWGYSDRFLAVAKSGLDAALERISPNLDEAATGMGFDWHQVLRKIHLPLLRGPMTVGLLLVFVDTIKELPLTFALRPFDFDTLSVRVYQYASDERLAEALLPALMILVLGLIASMALVPTLDQSSNRRSIQD from the coding sequence ATGAGCCGGAAAGTACTGGCTGGATTAGCCGCCGCTCTCGCCCTACTGGCGATATGGCCACTGTTCAACCTCATCTCAGAAGGGCTGCAAGGTCTGTTCAACGGGTTGGGCAGCCTCGGACCAGATGGAGGCCGTCAAATCCGTGGAACCCTGTCCCTGCTCCTCGGAAGCGCCCTCGTTGGAACCGTCATTGGAACAGCTAACGGTTGGCTGCTGATCAACTGCCGCTTCCCTGGACGGCGATGGCTTCGTATTGCGCAGCTAATCCCATTGGCCACACCGGCTTATCTCCTCTCAGCCACCTTGGTCGACCTCGGAAGTCGCCAGGGTTGGCGCATCCATGGCCTCGGCTGGGGAGTCGTGGTCATGGCACTGGCGACCTACCCCTATGTCTTTCTCCTCAGCACTGAAAGCTTTGCCATGAGTGGACGGCGGCAGCTGGAGGCTTGTCGGAGCTTGGGGGTGGGGCCTTGGGCCGCCTTCCGCAGGGTTGCACTGCCCATCGCCATACCTGCCATTGGCGCTGGCGTGGCCTTGATGGGAATGGAAATTGTGAATGAGCTAGGTGCCGTTCAACTACTGGGCATCCCAAGCCTGTCTGCGGGGATTCTTGAAGCCTGGCAAGCCGATGGCAATCCCACGGGTGCGATCAGCCTTGCGCTCATCACCCTGGTGATCGTGCTGAGTCTTGTGATGGGGGAGCGGCGACTGCGCCGACGCAGCCGCCGCTGGAGTGACGGCGTTGCCGGTGGGGATGCCACGGCTTGGCCCTTGCAAGGGGTTCGTGCCCTAACGGCCCAATTACTCGCAGTGATTCCTCCGCTCCTGAGCCTCGGGACTCCTCTGTTTTGGATGCTCACCAATTTGGATCAACTCCAAACCAACTTCACCAACGACTTACTCCAGCTCAGCTTGCGCAGCCTGTTTCTTGCTTTAGCCGCGGCGATTCTTGCCGTCGGCGCAGCGGTGTTGCTGGCCATTGCGAAACGCTGGAGCACTGCACCCTGGTTGCGCAGCCTGACGTTTCTGGCAGGCATGGGCTACGCCATCCCTGGCACGGTTTTAGCGCTTGCCCTTCTCCTCACTGGAGCACCCTGGCAAATCGCCCCTCTCGCCCTGTTGCTGTGGGGCTACAGCGATCGCTTTTTAGCCGTCGCCAAGAGCGGCCTCGATGCAGCTTTGGAACGCATCAGTCCCAATCTTGATGAGGCCGCTACAGGGATGGGCTTCGATTGGCATCAGGTTCTCCGCAAAATTCATTTGCCGCTTCTGCGCGGACCGATGACCGTTGGACTCCTCTTGGTCTTTGTCGACACGATCAAAGAGCTTCCACTCACCTTCGCATTGCGTCCCTTTGACTTCGACACCCTGTCCGTACGGGTGTATCAATACGCGAGCGACGAGCGATTGGCAGAAGCTCTGCTCCCGGCTTTGATGATCTTGGTCTTAGGTCTGATTGCGTCAATGGCCCTGGTACCGACCCTGGATCAGAGCTCCAACAGGAGATCAATTCAGGATTAA
- a CDS encoding GTP-binding protein, translating into MTTAPAPTGVPVTILSGFLGAGKTTLLNHILSNQQGVKTAVLVNEFGEIGIDNDLIVTTGEEMVELSNGCVCCSINGELMEAVERIIDRPEPMDYIVVETTGLADPLPVAMTFLGSELRDQTRLDSIITLIDAENFDDDVLATEVGRSQVIYGDILLLNKCDLVSEDRLQSVEQQLRDVKNDARILRSVKGDVPLPLMLSVGLFESDKVVGTEIKNSSQDSEHDHSHGHDHSHGHDHSHGHDHSHGHDHSHGHDHSHGHDHADHLEIEGFTSLSFQSDGPFALRKFQNFLDNQMPQEVFRAKGILWFNESEKRHVFHLAGKRFSIDDSEWTGDRKNQLVLIGRNLDHNLLRQQLQECVAKDAGKGFS; encoded by the coding sequence ATGACCACCGCCCCTGCCCCAACCGGGGTGCCCGTCACCATCCTGAGTGGCTTCCTTGGTGCAGGTAAAACCACACTGCTGAATCACATCCTGAGCAATCAGCAGGGTGTGAAAACAGCAGTGCTTGTCAACGAATTTGGCGAGATCGGCATCGACAATGACTTGATCGTGACCACTGGTGAGGAGATGGTCGAACTGAGCAATGGATGCGTCTGTTGCTCGATCAATGGCGAGCTGATGGAAGCCGTCGAACGGATTATTGATCGTCCGGAACCGATGGATTACATCGTGGTGGAAACCACGGGGTTGGCGGATCCACTACCCGTGGCCATGACCTTTTTGGGGAGCGAGCTTCGCGATCAAACCCGCCTCGATTCGATTATCACCCTGATCGATGCTGAAAATTTTGACGATGACGTGCTCGCCACAGAAGTGGGGCGATCTCAAGTGATCTATGGAGATATTTTGCTTCTGAACAAGTGCGATTTGGTTTCGGAGGATCGCCTCCAAAGCGTCGAACAACAATTGCGCGACGTCAAAAATGACGCACGGATTTTGCGCTCCGTCAAAGGAGATGTGCCCCTCCCGCTGATGCTGAGCGTCGGCCTCTTTGAATCCGACAAGGTCGTTGGAACCGAGATCAAGAACAGCAGCCAAGATTCTGAACACGACCACAGCCATGGGCACGACCACAGCCATGGGCACGACCACAGCCATGGGCACGACCACAGCCATGGGCACGACCACAGCCATGGGCACGACCACAGCCATGGGCACGACCATGCCGATCATCTGGAAATCGAAGGATTCACATCCCTGTCATTCCAAAGCGATGGACCTTTTGCTCTGCGGAAATTTCAAAATTTTCTCGACAATCAGATGCCCCAAGAAGTGTTCAGGGCGAAGGGCATTCTTTGGTTCAACGAAAGCGAGAAGCGCCATGTCTTTCACCTCGCTGGTAAGCGTTTTTCCATTGACGACTCCGAATGGACAGGTGATCGAAAAAACCAACTCGTGTTGATCGGCCGAAACCTCGACCACAATCTGCTGCGCCAACAATTGCAGGAGTGTGTCGCCAAGGATGCTGGAAAGGGTTTTTCCTGA
- a CDS encoding 4a-hydroxytetrahydrobiopterin dehydratase, translating to MTAQRLNQDQIEALASRLPQWRVINTCLQRQLVFKNFVEAFGFMAQVALLAEARNHHPNWSNVYNRVTIELTTHDLGGLSSLDEELASAIDDLLPA from the coding sequence ATGACTGCACAACGACTGAATCAGGATCAAATCGAGGCCTTGGCAAGCCGACTTCCGCAGTGGAGAGTCATCAACACGTGCCTTCAGCGCCAATTGGTTTTTAAGAACTTCGTTGAGGCCTTCGGATTCATGGCCCAAGTGGCTCTGTTAGCGGAAGCACGCAATCACCATCCAAATTGGAGCAACGTCTACAACCGAGTGACGATCGAGCTCACCACCCACGACCTTGGTGGGCTCAGCAGCCTTGACGAGGAGCTGGCCTCTGCAATCGACGATCTGCTGCCAGCATGA
- a CDS encoding secondary thiamine-phosphate synthase enzyme YjbQ: protein MPLRQVLHQLDLSTPGRGFTRIDRSLNTWLRTTGLHQGVLHLTCLHTSASLTINENADPRVLQDLEAWMADVVPESRPYVHNDEGADDMPAHIRTALTSQTLSLSVQDGRLVLGTWQAVYLWEHRSAPHQRTVACHLMGEEQPLARETLRINEAIQSRHDAEAWASDGGVETEVDFLVDRLHDLADKPSQDGHSH, encoded by the coding sequence ATGCCCCTCCGCCAGGTTCTGCATCAATTGGACCTATCGACCCCAGGCCGAGGCTTCACCCGTATCGATCGGTCGTTGAATACTTGGCTGCGTACCACTGGATTGCACCAAGGTGTGCTGCATCTCACCTGCCTCCACACAAGCGCCAGCCTCACGATTAATGAGAATGCCGATCCACGGGTTCTTCAAGACCTCGAGGCTTGGATGGCGGATGTGGTGCCAGAAAGTCGTCCTTATGTCCATAACGACGAAGGCGCCGATGACATGCCAGCCCACATCCGCACCGCCCTGACGAGCCAAACCCTGAGCCTGAGTGTTCAAGATGGTCGCCTGGTATTAGGAACTTGGCAGGCCGTATACCTCTGGGAGCACCGCAGTGCCCCGCATCAACGAACGGTGGCCTGTCATTTGATGGGGGAAGAACAACCCCTCGCAAGGGAAACCCTTCGAATTAACGAGGCCATTCAATCCCGCCACGACGCCGAAGCTTGGGCAAGCGATGGAGGGGTGGAAACCGAGGTGGACTTTCTTGTCGACCGTCTCCATGACCTCGCGGACAAACCAAGCCAGGATGGGCATTCCCACTGA
- a CDS encoding thiol-disulfide oxidoreductase DCC family protein produces the protein MSSSDQSDLTLLFDGGCPLCVREVRFLRGRDRHQRIAFVDIDAPDYDPTAYAGISYRTAMGRIHALNSNGDVLQDIAVFREAYRLIGLGWLYAPTRWPFVAPLANLAYGFWASRRLQWTGRSDLDTLCQDRCVL, from the coding sequence ATGTCCAGTTCTGATCAGTCGGATCTCACATTGCTGTTCGACGGTGGATGCCCATTGTGCGTCCGAGAGGTTCGCTTCTTACGCGGCCGTGATCGCCATCAGCGCATTGCATTTGTCGATATCGACGCGCCGGATTACGACCCCACGGCTTATGCAGGTATCAGTTATCGAACGGCGATGGGGCGGATCCATGCCTTGAACTCGAATGGGGATGTGCTCCAAGACATTGCCGTGTTTCGAGAGGCCTATCGCCTGATTGGATTGGGCTGGTTGTATGCCCCCACCCGCTGGCCGTTCGTTGCGCCTTTGGCAAATCTTGCCTACGGGTTTTGGGCGTCAAGGCGACTGCAATGGACCGGTCGGTCGGACTTGGACACTCTTTGCCAAGACCGCTGCGTTCTCTGA
- a CDS encoding DoxX family protein: protein MNRSISFSRALDRLGRICIAALFVNALPGKMSNFSGTAAFIASKGIPEPFSSALLVCAIVVLIVGSVFLVFGGNTIFGASLLLIFLVPTTLIFHTNPLDLQHLFTNLAVIGALILAITRSTGGSVPSFRSLRARRR from the coding sequence TTGAACCGTTCCATCAGTTTTTCGAGGGCTCTTGATCGTCTGGGCCGCATTTGTATTGCTGCGCTGTTCGTGAACGCGTTGCCTGGAAAAATGAGCAACTTTTCTGGGACCGCTGCTTTCATTGCATCGAAAGGAATCCCTGAGCCGTTTTCTAGCGCTCTCTTGGTTTGCGCCATCGTGGTTTTGATTGTTGGCTCTGTGTTCTTGGTTTTTGGGGGCAACACGATTTTTGGAGCTTCGTTGTTGCTGATTTTTCTTGTCCCTACAACCCTGATCTTTCACACCAATCCCCTTGATCTTCAGCATTTATTCACCAACCTTGCGGTGATTGGAGCGCTGATCTTGGCGATTACGCGCTCGACTGGCGGCTCTGTACCTAGTTTCCGCTCCTTAAGAGCCAGACGCCGCTGA
- a CDS encoding carboxypeptidase M32 has protein sequence MADLITAWDKLGAHIRETALTGSIQSTLYWDQNTRLPRSGSAWRGEQLTLLAGQLHARQSSPAYAELVAEARQTWADGERCLEQGRNLDLLEQDLRRQQSLDPALVSALATAKAAGYSCWQQARQDSDFSLFAPALQTLIDLRQEQARQLAEPRSCWETLAQPFEPDLTLDRLMQLFAPLKERLPQLVAEVAAPPRSRSAAWELSEDAQQSLCEQLLTSWGRDPDSTCLARSPHPFSITLGPSDYRITTRVVSGQPLSCFLATAHEWGHSLYEQGLPNQSHQWFSWPVGQATSMAVHESQSLFWENRVARSFAFSEQWWERFVQAGAPLQAPRDLWRAMNPLSPGLNRVEADELSYGLHILIRTELEIALLEGGLAVSDLPNEWNRRYSELLGVTPENDAEGCLQDVHWSEGLFGYFPSYLLGHLISAQISEAMVEAIGAPEDHVARGDVGPLLAWLREHVHPLGRSVNAEQLVERVTGRRLDAGSFLTYLEGKLAALSAA, from the coding sequence GTGGCAGACCTGATCACAGCCTGGGACAAGCTTGGCGCTCATATCCGAGAGACTGCCCTAACGGGGAGTATTCAAAGCACACTTTATTGGGACCAGAACACGCGACTGCCCAGGAGTGGATCAGCCTGGCGTGGGGAGCAGTTGACCCTTTTGGCGGGCCAGTTGCACGCGAGGCAGAGTTCGCCTGCCTATGCCGAACTCGTGGCGGAAGCGCGTCAAACATGGGCTGATGGAGAACGCTGTCTTGAGCAAGGACGCAACCTTGATTTGTTGGAGCAAGATCTTCGCCGTCAGCAGTCGCTTGATCCAGCCTTGGTCAGTGCATTGGCTACGGCGAAAGCCGCTGGCTACAGCTGCTGGCAACAGGCACGCCAAGATTCAGATTTCAGCTTGTTTGCACCGGCGTTGCAAACGCTGATCGACCTCCGTCAAGAACAGGCGCGGCAATTGGCTGAGCCGCGCTCCTGTTGGGAAACCTTGGCGCAACCCTTCGAGCCAGATCTCACCTTGGATCGGCTGATGCAGTTGTTTGCGCCGTTGAAAGAGCGCCTTCCTCAATTGGTTGCAGAGGTGGCGGCCCCGCCCCGTTCCCGTTCCGCGGCTTGGGAGTTGTCAGAAGATGCGCAACAGTCTTTGTGCGAGCAACTCTTGACGAGCTGGGGGCGTGATCCGGACTCCACCTGTCTGGCCCGCTCGCCCCATCCGTTTTCGATCACCCTCGGCCCCTCGGACTACCGCATCACAACGCGCGTGGTCTCGGGCCAGCCCCTCTCCTGCTTTCTCGCGACGGCGCATGAATGGGGCCATTCCCTGTACGAACAGGGTCTGCCTAATCAAAGTCACCAGTGGTTCTCATGGCCGGTGGGCCAGGCGACATCGATGGCGGTTCATGAAAGCCAATCGTTGTTTTGGGAGAACCGGGTGGCTCGAAGTTTTGCTTTTTCAGAGCAGTGGTGGGAGCGTTTCGTTCAAGCGGGCGCTCCGCTTCAAGCACCTCGGGATCTTTGGCGTGCCATGAATCCACTTTCACCGGGGTTGAATCGTGTGGAAGCCGATGAGCTCAGCTATGGCTTGCACATTCTCATTCGGACAGAGCTAGAGATCGCCCTCCTAGAGGGCGGTTTGGCGGTGAGTGATTTGCCGAATGAATGGAACCGCCGCTACAGCGAACTCCTTGGCGTCACCCCTGAGAACGATGCCGAGGGCTGTTTGCAGGATGTGCACTGGAGTGAAGGGCTTTTCGGTTATTTCCCCTCCTATCTCTTGGGACATCTGATCAGCGCTCAAATCAGTGAGGCGATGGTTGAAGCGATTGGTGCCCCTGAGGATCATGTCGCTCGTGGTGATGTGGGCCCTTTGCTGGCCTGGCTCCGCGAGCATGTGCATCCTTTGGGCCGCTCTGTCAACGCAGAGCAGTTGGTGGAGCGGGTCACGGGTCGCCGTCTCGATGCTGGATCATTTCTGACGTACCTCGAGGGCAAGCTGGCAGCATTGAGCGCCGCATAA
- a CDS encoding inorganic diphosphatase yields MANLDQAPSRSMPNLLHVLPAFADEAELRLNTIVELNSNTINKYELITETGHLKLDRVGYSSLSYPFAYGCIPRTWDEDGDPLDIEIVNVTEPLVPGSIVEARIIGVMTFDDGGEVDDKVIAVLADDKRMDHIKTFEDLGAHWKKETTYYWEHYKDLKKPGTCTVNGFFGTEKAVEIIKSCEARYMSEIDPKLVD; encoded by the coding sequence ATGGCCAACCTCGATCAGGCTCCGAGCCGCAGCATGCCCAATCTGTTGCATGTGCTGCCCGCATTCGCTGATGAAGCTGAGCTTCGCCTCAACACGATCGTGGAGTTGAACTCCAACACGATTAATAAGTACGAGCTGATCACTGAAACTGGCCACCTCAAGCTTGATCGTGTCGGCTATTCCTCCCTCTCGTATCCGTTTGCCTACGGATGTATTCCCCGTACATGGGATGAAGATGGTGATCCTCTTGATATTGAGATTGTCAATGTGACGGAGCCGCTCGTCCCGGGATCCATCGTGGAGGCTCGCATCATTGGTGTGATGACGTTCGACGACGGTGGCGAGGTTGACGACAAGGTGATCGCTGTTTTAGCGGATGACAAGCGCATGGATCACATCAAGACCTTCGAGGATCTAGGTGCTCACTGGAAAAAGGAAACCACCTATTACTGGGAGCATTACAAGGATCTCAAAAAGCCTGGTACTTGCACCGTGAATGGTTTCTTTGGGACTGAAAAAGCAGTGGAAATTATCAAGAGTTGTGAGGCTCGTTATATGTCTGAAATCGATCCGAAACTCGTCGATTAG
- a CDS encoding phytanoyl-CoA dioxygenase family protein translates to MLSSTTIATKKPVLLGGEALANAVASISFPFSEVVRSQRSFIAAAWALRRHGIICLRGAASNQDLTSIRDEIDNLLGSIESNDLSNLQDIAYLNLPNHRVLKGYNNFRDADRPVINYRVKRPDGRTGSDAGMIDIFHPERLSSNLGKRIQDCLHEKLIQRLLLVSSLNQMKVKCRNLYLNRGVQDTRSYHCDGRSLKFKSFVYISDVNELNDGPYCYVKGSHRRRRIWWRSAIFNKKNQLGPFEFSQLQGAEAISLFAKAGDMVLSSQKGAHCGHPQHPKAKRTVLVNMYQR, encoded by the coding sequence GTGTTGTCCAGTACGACGATCGCCACAAAAAAGCCAGTCTTGCTGGGTGGTGAAGCCCTGGCTAACGCCGTTGCCAGCATCAGCTTCCCGTTTTCCGAGGTTGTACGAAGCCAACGCAGCTTTATTGCCGCAGCTTGGGCCCTTCGTCGCCACGGGATCATCTGCCTACGCGGTGCGGCGTCCAATCAAGACTTGACGTCGATCCGAGATGAGATTGACAACTTACTAGGGAGCATCGAATCAAACGACCTTTCCAATCTGCAAGACATCGCCTATCTCAATCTTCCAAACCATCGCGTTTTAAAGGGATATAACAACTTTCGAGATGCTGATCGTCCTGTCATTAATTATCGGGTGAAACGACCGGACGGACGGACGGGAAGTGATGCAGGAATGATCGATATTTTTCACCCTGAACGACTTTCATCCAACTTGGGAAAGAGGATCCAAGACTGCTTGCACGAAAAACTAATCCAGAGATTGTTGCTCGTTAGCAGCCTGAATCAAATGAAGGTGAAGTGCCGCAATCTATATTTAAATCGGGGGGTTCAAGATACACGGAGCTATCACTGCGATGGTCGCTCCTTGAAATTTAAATCATTCGTTTATATTAGTGACGTCAATGAACTTAACGATGGTCCCTATTGCTATGTCAAAGGGTCCCACCGTCGCCGACGCATATGGTGGCGCAGTGCAATCTTCAACAAAAAGAACCAACTCGGTCCCTTTGAATTCAGCCAACTTCAAGGAGCTGAAGCCATTTCTCTTTTCGCGAAAGCTGGGGACATGGTGCTCTCATCTCAAAAGGGAGCCCATTGCGGTCATCCCCAGCATCCCAAAGCAAAACGGACTGTTTTGGTGAACATGTATCAGCGTTAG